The Pyramidobacter piscolens W5455 DNA segment TGGAAGGGCCGTTCAGGAAGCCGTTGCCCACGGCGCGCGCTTCGCGCCGTTTCTGTTCCAGTTCGGCGCGGATCTCGCGCAGTTTTGGCGAGGCGCCGTCGGCCAGCGAGCCGTCGCTGTTCAAAACCGAAAGCTGTTTGAGCTCGTCCGAAAACTCGCGGATGCGGTTATAAAACCAGACCAGCGGCGGAAACCTCTCTTTCGCCGTCTGCGCGCATTCCCTGACGGCCATGGCCAGCGTCAGCAGGACGCGCGCCTTCAGCAGTTCCTCCCCCAGCAGCAGCCCCGTATGGCGCGCTTCGTCCAGCGCTGCGGAGACGATCTGCACCGCGTCGTTCCACGGGAAATTGCCGCCGCTCTCCGTAAAGCTCAAATAAGCCGCCAGCAGATTCTGGCGGCTTATCAGGCTTGGCATGTCGGCGGCAGGTTCCAGCTGCACGAGAGCCCTTTTTCCCAGTTCGCTTCTCGCGCCCGCGGCAAGGCGCTCGAGGACGTCGTCGATTTCGAGCGACTGCCGCGCCTCTTTGTCGATTTTCAACTTGGATCACCAACTATACGATTTGTTTGGGGAAAAAAGCGTCGAGAGAGTTTTTGATGTCGGGAAGGATCGTGTTGACAAGCAGCACCGTGCGGCTGTCTTTCAATTCCACGCCGGGCAAAAAGCGCTCGGCATGCTGCAGCGCCACGACGACGAGGATCACGATCGCCGCGCCCTTGACGCCGCCGACCAGAAAACCGCACAGACGGTCCAGCGCCGACAGCGACACCATCGACAGCAGCGCGCGGAAAAGCTTGCCGATCAGCGCGCAGACGATACAGACGGCAAAGAAAACAAGCGCGATCGCGATCATCCGGCTCACGGAAGCGTTGAGCGAGCCGAAAAAATTCCTGAGCGCGGCGTCCACCGGATCGGCATATTTGAAGCCGAAATAAACGCCGCCGATGACGCCGGCCAGGGAAAAAATCTCGCCGGAAAAACCGCGGAAAATCCCCTTCACGGCAAAAAAGACCACGATCAACAGCATGCAAAGGTCGAATCCGTCCACGAGGGTCATTCCGCGCCCTCTCCCCGCTCGTTCTTCTCCGGCGCGCTGTCGCCGGCAGAATAATATTTCGTCAGGAGCAGATCGAGCTTTCCCTCGATCTGCTTCAGCTTGTACGCCATGTACATCCAGCCGAGGACCAGCCGCCGCTCCTGATCGACTTTGGGGTCGAGGGACGAAAACAGTTTCCGGCTGAATTCGACAATTTCGTCAAACTGCTCGGGCTCAAGAGCCGTACGAAGGAGGTAGGTCTTAGTGCCGAGAGTGACTCTTGCCTCCCGGGTGTTATCCTCCATGTTCTTACCGCCTTTCGAAGCCGGCGTCGGGCAGGATGTTTTTCAAGCTCTTGACGATATCGTCAAGCTTGCTTTCGAGAGCTTCCTTCTCCTTCTGAAGGTTCATCTTCTCCCGCTCGAGCTCCTCGATGGCGCGGTCTTTCTCCTTGAGCGCGCGGATCTTGTCGAGCTCCTTTTCATCCAGCTGCTTCTTCACCTTCGCCAGTTCGTCCTGCAAAGAGGCGTTGGACGCGGCGAACTCGCCGATGCGGCCGGAAACGCGCTCCAAGAGCTGATCGAGTTCGGATAAATTGGTCATCGTTTCTTCCTCCTTAGTTTTCTGTATTTCTGCAAGAACCTGCTTCTTATTATCTCAGTTTGTAGCCCTTTTGTTCAAGCCCCGAACGAACGCCGCTATGTTCTTCTTCGACCTCGGCGTCTTTCAGCGTGCGGTCGCTCAAACGGTACGCCATCGAAAAGGCCATGCTGCGGAAGCCTTCGGGCACGCCCTGCCCTTCGTAGACGTCGAAAAGGCGCACCGCGCTCAGCAGCGGGCCGGCGACCGCGCGGATATCGGCGATCACCCTGTCGGCGGGAACGTCCCCGGCGACAAGCATGGAAATGTCGCGATAGACCGGCGGATAGGCGTTGTTTTTGGCATAACGGGGCAGCCGCGCCTCCATGAAGGGTTCCACGTCCAGCTCGAAAGCGTACAGCGGCGTGTCGAGATCGAGCTGAGCGGCGATGTCGGGTTTCAGGCACATCAAATAGCCCACGACTTTGCCGTCGAACAGGATCTCGGCCGTCTGGCCGGCATGTCCGTCAGCACGCTGCGCGCGGCGGAACGTCAGCGCGGCGTTGCAGCTTTGGGCCAAAGCTTCCACGTCGCCCTTGACCAGCATGAAATCCTCTTTCGAGGAGGCGTAGAGCGCGCGTTTTTCCTTGCCGCTGAAGGCGACGCCGCCGATTCGCTCCACTTCCCTGACAGCGCCGTTTTCCGGCACGAAGACGCGGCCGAACTCGAAAACGCGGACGGGATCGCGCCAGCCGCCGCGCACCGTTTTGCCGACGCCGTTCAGCAGCCCCGGAAGCAGCGAAGGGCGCATCACCGACATGTCGGCGCTGATCGGATTGGCCACGACCTTGCATTGGGCTGCCTCGGGATAACGGAGCCGCGTCAGGCTGTCGGGACTGATGAAGCTCAGCGTCACCGCCTCCGTGTAGCCGCGCCCGATCGCCACGGAACGGAGCAGACGCTGCAGCCGCATGGCCGGGCTGAGCGCTCCGGCGCGGTGCAGCACGGGGATCGTCGGTTCGATCGCGTCGTAGCCGCGGATGCGGCCGACTTCCTCGATCAGATCCTCCTCGATGGCGATGTCGCAGCGGCGCGTCGGCACTTCGTATTCGGCTTTATCCCGACCGCCGGCCGCTTTTTCGATGCCGAGACGCTTCAGGACCGCCTCGGCGCCGTCCATGTCGTCCCAAACGAGGATCTTCTTCATCTTTTCCGCCGTCAGAGGCACGCGAACCGGCCGGATCTCGCCGTTCTGGGCGTAAAGGCTGCGCGAGAAGGCGCGCACGCCGCCCCACCGCTCCATCAGATGCAGCGCGTAATTCATGGCGCGCTCCGTCAGCAGTGGATCGACGCCGCGGGAATAGCGGAACGAAGCTTCGCTGGGGATGCCGAGGCGGCGCGACGTCTTGCTGACGAAGGGGGCCGCGAAGTTGGCGCTCTCCAACAGCACGTGCTCGGTTTTCTCCGTGATTTCGGAGTTAAGCCCGCCCATCACGCCCGCCAGCGCCACGCCGGTGCCGCTGCTGGAGATGACGAGGTCGGACGGCAGCAGCCGATGTTTTTTGCCGTCGAGCGTGACGATCTCTTCGCCGTCGCGGGCGGCGCGCACGCCGATGTTGCGCCCCGGCAGGCTGGCCGCGTCGAAAGCGTGCAGCGGCTGGCCAAGGGCCAGCATCGCGTAGTTGGTCGCGTCGACGATGTTGTTGATGGGGCGCATGCCCGCCATGCACAGTCTCACGCCGGCCTGAAGCGGCGCCGGCGCGATCCTGACCGAATCGGCCATGCCGAGTCGGTAGGCGCGGCAGCCTTCGCTTTCGAGCGAGATCCCTTCGAACGGCAGCGTCCACTCGCCGTCATAGCCGGGCTTGGGAATCTCCGGCACATGCAGCCCGCACTGCGGGAACAGCGCGTGAATCTCCAGAGCCGCGCCGAGAACGCTGAGCAGGTCGCCGCGGTTCGGCGTCACCGACATGTCGAAGACCGTGTCGTCCAGCCCCAGCCACGCGCCGGCATCGGCGCCGAGCGGCGCGTCCTGCGGCAGGACGAGGATGCCGTACACGTCGGTCAGATCGGGCACGCCCAGTTCTTTGGCCGACGCCATCATGCCGGCGCTGTTGAAGCCGTCGAAATCGCGATACTCCAGCTCCACGCCGCCGACGGTGGACGAGCCGGGCGCGAACCAGGGAATCACGTCGCCCAGCTTCACGTTCGGCGCCGCGGTGACGCAGAGCGGATACTCTTTTTCCCCCACGTCGAGGCGAGTCACTTTCAGACCGGATTTGGTCGGGTGCTGCGAGCATTCGACGATTTTGGCGATGCGCACGCCCCTGACGGCCGCGCAGGGACGCGCGATCGACTCGATCTCGGTGCCCGTCACCGTCAGCTTCTCGGCGATCTCTTCAAGAGGCGCGTCAAGCGCGATGAAATCTTTCAGCCAGTTGATGGAGAGCAACATTATTCATGCCTCCCGGAAAGAAGATAGGAAACGTCGCCGTCGAACAGCGCGCGGAGGTCCGTCAGGCCGTATTTGAGCATGGCGATGCGGTCGAGCCCCATGCCCCAGGCGAAGCCGTTGTACACGTCGGGGTCGATGCCGCCGTAACGGAGCACGTTGGGGTGGCACATGCCCATGCCGCCGATCTCGAGCCAGCCGGTGCCCTTGCAGATCTGGCAGCGGCAATCGGAACCGCCGCACTTGAAGCATTCGATGTCGACTTCCATCGACGGCTCGGTGAACGGGAAATAGCTGGCGCGGTAGCGGGCTTTCAATTTCCTGCCGAAGACGCCGTGGATCATCGCTTCCAGGCAGCCCTTGAGGTCGCCGACGGAGATGTTTTTATCGACGACCAAACCTTCGACCTGATGGAACATCGGCGAGTGCGTAGGGTCGTTGTCGCGGCGGTACACTCGTCCGGGGCAGGCCACGCGCAGCGGCGCGCCCATGTCGAGCATGGCGTGGATCTCCATGCCGGAAGTATGCGTGCGCAGCAACCGCCCGTCGCCGAAGTAAAACGTGTCCTGCATGTCGCGGGCCGGGTGGTGCGGCGGGATGTTCAACGCTTCGAAGTTGAAGAAATCCGTCTCGATCTCCGGCCCGGTTACGGTCACGAACCCCAGCCCTTCAAGAACTTCCAGCACGTCCATCGTCACCTGCACGACGGGATGCGCGCCGCCGCAAGCCCGGCCGCGGGCAGGCTGCGTGACGTCGACGCGGTCGCGCAGTTCCATCTCGGTCAGTTTCTGACGCTCGAGCTTTTCGATCGCCTCGTCGAGCTTCGACTGAAATTCGTCTTTGGCACCGTTGATGATCTTGCCCGCCTCGGGGCGCTCCTGCGGCGACAGTTTGCCCAGCATCTTCTGCAGGCCCGTCATCGCGCCCTTCTTGCCGAATACCGCGATGCGGCAGTCGTTCAGCGATCCGAGCGTGGCGCCGTCTTTCAACGCGCTTTCGATCGTCCCGCGGATTTTTTCTATTCCAAGAGCGATTTCGCTGCTCATGATCCTTTCCTCCTTGTCCGTTCCCGTTGAGACCCCCGTCTTCAGACAGGCCTCATAAA contains these protein-coding regions:
- a CDS encoding CvpA family protein, which produces MTLVDGFDLCMLLIVVFFAVKGIFRGFSGEIFSLAGVIGGVYFGFKYADPVDAALRNFFGSLNASVSRMIAIALVFFAVCIVCALIGKLFRALLSMVSLSALDRLCGFLVGGVKGAAIVILVVVALQHAERFLPGVELKDSRTVLLVNTILPDIKNSLDAFFPKQIV
- the pheS gene encoding phenylalanine--tRNA ligase subunit alpha produces the protein MSSEIALGIEKIRGTIESALKDGATLGSLNDCRIAVFGKKGAMTGLQKMLGKLSPQERPEAGKIINGAKDEFQSKLDEAIEKLERQKLTEMELRDRVDVTQPARGRACGGAHPVVQVTMDVLEVLEGLGFVTVTGPEIETDFFNFEALNIPPHHPARDMQDTFYFGDGRLLRTHTSGMEIHAMLDMGAPLRVACPGRVYRRDNDPTHSPMFHQVEGLVVDKNISVGDLKGCLEAMIHGVFGRKLKARYRASYFPFTEPSMEVDIECFKCGGSDCRCQICKGTGWLEIGGMGMCHPNVLRYGGIDPDVYNGFAWGMGLDRIAMLKYGLTDLRALFDGDVSYLLSGRHE
- the pheT gene encoding phenylalanine--tRNA ligase subunit beta; amino-acid sequence: MLLSINWLKDFIALDAPLEEIAEKLTVTGTEIESIARPCAAVRGVRIAKIVECSQHPTKSGLKVTRLDVGEKEYPLCVTAAPNVKLGDVIPWFAPGSSTVGGVELEYRDFDGFNSAGMMASAKELGVPDLTDVYGILVLPQDAPLGADAGAWLGLDDTVFDMSVTPNRGDLLSVLGAALEIHALFPQCGLHVPEIPKPGYDGEWTLPFEGISLESEGCRAYRLGMADSVRIAPAPLQAGVRLCMAGMRPINNIVDATNYAMLALGQPLHAFDAASLPGRNIGVRAARDGEEIVTLDGKKHRLLPSDLVISSSGTGVALAGVMGGLNSEITEKTEHVLLESANFAAPFVSKTSRRLGIPSEASFRYSRGVDPLLTERAMNYALHLMERWGGVRAFSRSLYAQNGEIRPVRVPLTAEKMKKILVWDDMDGAEAVLKRLGIEKAAGGRDKAEYEVPTRRCDIAIEEDLIEEVGRIRGYDAIEPTIPVLHRAGALSPAMRLQRLLRSVAIGRGYTEAVTLSFISPDSLTRLRYPEAAQCKVVANPISADMSVMRPSLLPGLLNGVGKTVRGGWRDPVRVFEFGRVFVPENGAVREVERIGGVAFSGKEKRALYASSKEDFMLVKGDVEALAQSCNAALTFRRAQRADGHAGQTAEILFDGKVVGYLMCLKPDIAAQLDLDTPLYAFELDVEPFMEARLPRYAKNNAYPPVYRDISMLVAGDVPADRVIADIRAVAGPLLSAVRLFDVYEGQGVPEGFRSMAFSMAYRLSDRTLKDAEVEEEHSGVRSGLEQKGYKLR